One genomic window of Fusarium fujikuroi IMI 58289 draft genome, chromosome FFUJ_chr01 includes the following:
- a CDS encoding probable cell shape control protein phosphatase ppe1 produces the protein MASGVPRPGPANLGPNAGLDEWLEEAKQCHYLPERAMKELCEKVKEILMEESNIQPVCTPVTVCGDIHGQFYDLLELFRVSGGMPGESNVQAPKTSTTVITSDDIEPPTEITNPKLRKKIKSSGENATASGAEETEAVEAEEDPDSTMADQTESGVTVNKSSQSADTRYIFLGDFVDRGYFSLETFTLLMCLKAKYPDRIVLVRGNHESRQITQVYGFYEECQQKYGNASVWKACCHVFDFLVLAAIIDGEILCVHGGLSPEIRTIDQIRVVARAQEIPHEGAFCDLVWSDPEDVETWAISPRGAGWLFGDKVATEFNHVNGLKLIARAHQLVNEGYKYHFPENSVVTVWSAPNYCYRCGNVASIMAVDKDLNPRFSIFSAVPDDQRHVPANRRGPGDYFL, from the exons ATGGCTTCAGGCGTACCTCGACCGGGCCCTGCGAACCTGGGGCCCAATGCCGGCCTTGATGAGTGGCTAGAGGAGGCCAAACAATGTCATTACTTACCTGAGCGCGCTATGAAGGAGTTGTGTGAGAAGGTTAAGGAGATTTTGATGGAAG AATCCAACATTCAGCCAGTCTGCACCCCCGTCACTGTGTGCGGCGACATCCATGGCCAGTTTTacgaccttcttgagctcttccgAGTATCTGGCGGTATGCCAGGCGAGTCCAACGTGCAGGCGCCGAAGACATCTACCACCGTCATTACCTCGGACGATATCGAGCCACCAACAGAGATCACAAACCCcaagttgaggaagaagataaagTCTTCGGGCGAGAATGCAACGGCCAGCGGCGCGGAGGAGACCGAGGCAGTCGAGGCAGAAGAGGATCCTGATTCCACAATGGCGGACCAGACCGAATCTGGTGTCACAGTgaacaagtcaagtcaaagtGCTGATACTCGATACATTTTCCTGGGAGATTTCGTGGATAGAGGTTACTTCAGTCTGGAGACATTCACATTACTAATGTGCCTGAAGGCGAA ATACCCTGACAGAATAGTGCTTGTTCGTGGTAACCACGAGTCTCGACAAATTACCCAGGTGTATGGATTCTACGAAGAGTGTCAGCAAAAGTACGGTAACGCCTCTGTCTGGAAGGCTTGCTGTCATGTGTTCGatttccttgtccttgccgcCATCATCGACGGTGAGATTCTCTGCGTCCACGGTGGTTTGAGTCCTGAGATTAGGACGATTGATCAAATCCGAGTTGTTGCCCGTGCGCAAGAGATTCCCCACGAGGGCGCGTTCTGTGACTTGGTGTGGTCAGATCCAGAAGATGTCGAAACGTGGGCTATCAGCCCTCGTGGCGCTGGATGGCTATTCGGAGACAAAGTCGCAACTGAATTCAACCATGTCAACGGTTTGAAATTGATTGCCCGAGCCCATCAGCTCGTTAACGAGGGTTACAAG TATCATTTCCCAGAGAACTCAGTAGTGACTGTCTGGTCGGCACCCAATTACTGCTACCGCTGTGGTAATGTTGCTTCTATCATGGCTGTGGATAAGGACTTGAACCCCAGGTTTAGCATTTTCTCTGCCGTTCCTGACGATCAGAGACATGTCCCGGCAAACAGGAGGGGGCCTGGTGATTACTTCCTGTGA
- a CDS encoding TRM12-like tRNA methyltransferase family protein produces MPKPKAPKGNPIQNAINEWFGSGLVSEKDTDQEWKAQLLNSAPKRFTIYEPMVLLPTGSFTSLPWTTTLQDTGPDSCQQLWSKILAQLSTQAKEPLTHLAVNEGIPLHKAGEEADENVRRSPSGLRTLCGDFGSLDASADEPSEEDFEKTLWVSTKQNGIFQTWAPRWTMFSRGNVKEKARLLDMGNKTLQGSWAVDLYAGIGYFVFSYARLGMRVLCWEINPWSVEGLRRGAKANRWSVRIVQGEDLALPDEDIVSGGEQIIVFLESNEKAPQRIQSLQGNGMAQDIRHINCGFLPTSESTWRDTWDISSPASETWLHLHENVGSNDTEARRQEIQRKFDDWSQGTDRTAKAEHIELVKTFAPGVWHCVFDVHVYKI; encoded by the coding sequence ATGCCAAAACCAAAGGCCCCCAAGGGCAATCCTATACAAAACGCCATCAACGAATGGTTTGGCTCAGGGCTAGTCTCCGAAAAAGACACAGATCAAGAATGGAAAGCCCAGCTCTTGAACAGCGCACCCAAGCGGTTTACCATTTATGAACCCATGGTCTTGCTACCCACAGGAAGCTTCACATCCTTACCCTGGACAACCACATTACAAGACACCGGCCCAGATTCATGCCAACAACTCTGGTCCAAGATCCTAGCACAATTGTCGACACAGGCAAAGGAGCCATTAACTCATCTTGCCGTGAATGAAGGCATCCCCCTACACAAGGCAGGTGAGGAGGCGGATGAGAATGtgagaagaagtccaagTGGGCTGCGCACTCTCTGCGGAGATTTTGGATCTTTAGATGCCTCGGCGGATGAACCTTCTGAAGAGGATTTTGAAAAGACTTTATGGGTTTCGACGAAGCAAAACGGGATATTCCAAACCTGGGCACCCAGATGGACAATGTTTAGTCGGGGAAATGTCAAAGAGAAAGCAAGACTGTTGGATATGGGAAATAAGACGCTTCAGGGCTCATGGGCGGTTGACCTCTACGCTGGAATCGGCTACTTTGTTTTTTCATATGCTCGACTTGGCATGAGAGTCTTATGCTGGGAGATCAATCCATGGAGTGTCGAAGGTCTACGGCGTGGCGCCAAGGCAAACCGATGGAGCGTTCGAATCGTCCAAGGTGAAGACTTGGCCCTACCAGACGAAGACATCGTAAGCGGAGGAGAGCAGATCATCGTATTCCTGGAGAGCAACGAGAAAGCTCCACAGAGGATACAGTCGCTACAGGGTAATGGCATGGCACAAGACATACGGCATATCAACTGTGGTTTTCTACCAACAAGCGAATCAACTTGGAGAGACACATGGGATATTTCCTCTCCAGCCAGTGAGACATGGCTGCATCTTCACGAAAACGTTGGCTCAAACGATACAGAAGCAAGACGCCAGGAGATACAGCGCAAATTCGACGACTGGAGCCAAGGAACAGATCGGACAGCCAAGGCCGAGCATAtcgagcttgtcaagacaTTCGCACCAGGCGTCTGGCACTGCGTCTTTGACGTTCATGTTTACAAGATCTAG
- a CDS encoding related to glycerophosphocholine (GroPCho) phosphodiesterase, producing MKFGRNLPRNQVPEWAGSYINYKGLKKLVKAAAEKARNGEKVDPAEFFFALDRNLEDVDFFYNKKYAEFCRRLNLLQNRYGRTADVVATLDQDEMEEVMGALLELRSQFRNLQWFGEINHKGFVKITKKLDKKVPDLVTQGPYIDTKVKVKPFAKQANTTRLLDEINKWMSVLSEAQTFDDTMSEHSTRSLGRASAKGMLSLPQAQLDALDQAVRNDDVPALEAGLKTSNVVEEGAQPLMLGLLQRSISSRSKACLAFLLSNLKSLDEPDDINSRNCIHRLVIHIGRTKSVLEGEQVSKSRPVPAGSQFSNKHLEPGLATSKAPKSLNQKESLLLTKDDEAVQLFIFLLEQLRPEQRVALKSRDSFGRMPLHHAAQFGIVVVCQIIMSKMQQWDQFHVKDGIDTPEWQDNDGYAPLHLSVVGGHPLTTQALLQGENWEGSSPYKAEIRKSISKSGAVLAIATKSNYSVIVQLLIDAGVDINWRDKTDETALHVAARFGHEECARIILKGTADQKADLEATESTYSWTPLHVAAVDGKYNVAELLVEAGADITRLDSSGWTAREHAALRGHMDIARLLKTNDVEIESPPTRPVDALQPTPSDMSSIGERRSNGNGINNGSRAPDAAIKSFGHRYLTNESLVLVSLGSMDMRKNIEPVSLDRVPLTEAHNTQLDTALSIVVSATGASGEPTIIDLPVHDSIATEPVVFTTTDAAKVKLLFDIVPTYSGNDKHKVGRAVALLSSVRQTLGSSRMNLQGDVCVPIMSSSFDVIGTVNFNFLVITPFHHPNMEITSRQTYWKKLESTMVIGHRGLGKNLTSNRSLQLGENTLPSFIAAANLGAQYVEFDVQLTKDHVPVIYHDFLVSETGIDAPVHTLTLEQFLHINPDKNRDSKQQSRKKPVPTGEPGDFRARSNSLAPKRSQSMGFAGSGPDELDERMKHTKDFKDKGFKGNTRGNFIQAPFATLEELFRELPQETGFNIEMKYPMLHESEEHEMDTYAVELNSFCDTVLSKVYDLAGERHIIFSSFNPDICLCLSYKQPSIPILFLTDAGCCEVCDIRASSLQEAIRFARRWNLLGIVAAAEPFVNSPRLIKIVKENGIVCFSYGTLNNDPEMVRRQVKQGIDAVIVDSVLAIRKGLTSGETPTEPVNGENGSNGTLKPDHELKEKLDELTINGGGP from the exons ATGAAGTTCGGAAGAAA TCTACCGCGCAACCAAGTCCCCGAGTGGGCAGGCTCGTATATCAACTACAAgggcctcaagaagcttgtaAAAGCGGCAGCAGAGAAAGCAAGGAATGGAGAAAAGGTGGATCCTGCAG AATTCTTTTTCGCGCTTGATCGAAACCTCGAAGATGTCGACTTTTTCTACAACAAGAAATACGCAGAGTTTTGTCGCCGCCTGAACCTCCTCCAGAACCGATATGGACGCACCGCCGACGTAGTCGCTACCCTGGATCAGGATGAAATGGAGGAAGTTATGGGAGCTCTACTTGAGCTGAGAAGTCAATTCAGAAATTTGCAATGGTTTGGTGAGATTAACCATAAGGGCTTCGTCAAGATCACAaagaagctcgacaagaaggTTCCGGACCTTGTCACACAGGGTCCTTATATTGAtaccaaggtcaaggtcaagccttTCGCCAAACAAGCAAACACCACAAGACTTCTCGATGAGATTAACAAGTGGATGTCTGTGCTGTCTGAAGCCCAGACTTTTGATGACACAATGTCTGAGCACTCGACTCGCTCCCTGGGTCGTGCTTCAGCTAAGGGTATGCTGAGCCTGCCTCAAGCCCAGCTCGATGCCCTTGACCAGGCTGTACGCAACGACGATGTTCCTGCTCTTGAGGCCGGCCTCAAAACAAGCAATGTCGTTGAGGAAGGCGCCCAGCCGCTGATGCTGGGTCTCTTACAGCGATCGATTTCCTCGCGTTCAAAAGCATGTCTCGCGTTTCTACTAAGCAACCTCAAGAGCCTGGATGAGCCAGATGATATCAACTCTCGTAACTGTATCCATCGTCTGGTAATTCACATTGGCAGGACTAAATCCGTTCTTGAAGGAGAACAGGTCTCAAAGTCTCGACCCGTCCCTGCAGGCTCACAATTCAGTAACAAGCACCTCGAACCTGGTCTGGCAACTTCCAAGGCTCCCAAGTCACTGAACCAGAAGGAGTCTTTACTTTTGACCAAGGACGACGAGGCTGTCCAGCTATTTATCTTCTTGCTTGAGCAATTGCGCCCAGAGCAGAGGGTTGCGCTCAAGAGCCGTGACTCCTTTGGGCGCATGCCGCTCCATCACGCAGCTCAGTTTGGCATTGTGGTTGTGTGTCAAATCATTATGTCCAAGATGCAGCAATGGGACCAATTCCACGTCAAGGATGGAATTGATACACCTGAGTGGCAGGATAACGATGGCTATGCACCCCTCCATCTCAGCGTTGTTGGGGGCCATCCATTGACCACTCAAGCTCTGCTACAGGGCGAGAATTGGGAGGGAAGCAGCCCGTACAAGGCCGAAATTCGAAAATCTATCTCCAAATCGGGCGCTGTGCTGGCCATCGCTACCAAGTCCAACTACAGTGTCATCGTGCAGCTTCTGATTGATGCCGGCGTTGATATCAACTGGAGGGACAAGACAGACGAGACTGCTCTTCACGTCGCAGCTAGATTCGGGCATGAAGAGTGTGCTCGGATTATCCTGAAGGGAACCGCGGATCAAAAGGCAGATCTTGAAGCTACAGAGAGCACCTACTCATGGACTCCTCTTCATGTTGCCGCTGTGGATGGCAAGTACAACGTTGCAGAACTTCTGGTAGAAGCTGGAGCGGATATCACCCGTCTTGATTCTTCAGGCTGGACGGCGAGAGAGCATGCTGCGCTGAGAGGTCATATGGATATTGCGCGACTGCTCAAGACCAACGATGTTGAGATCGAATCGCCCCCAACCCGTCCTGTCGACGCATTGCAGCCAACTCCCTCGGACATGTCATCTATCGGCGAACGTCGGTCGAATGGTAACGGAATCAACAATGGCTCGCGTGCTCCTGATGCTGCTATCAAGAGCTTCGGCCATCGATACTTGACCAATGAGAGCCTTGTACTTGTCAGTCTTGGATCGATGGACATGCGAAAGAACATTGAACCCGTCAGTTTGGATCGTGTTCCACTTACCGAAGCTCATAACACGCAACTTGACACCGCTCTATCGATCGTTGTATCTGCTACTGGTGCCAGTGGTGAGCCCACCATCATCGATCTCCCGGTGCATGATAGCATTGCTACTGAACCTGTCGTTTTCACGACAACAGATGCGGCCAAGGTGAAACTCCTTTTCGATATCGTCCCGACTTACTCGGGCAACGACAAGCACAAGGTTGGACGCGCCGTGGCGCTCTTGTCTTCTGTCAGACAAACCCTGGGATCTAGCCGCATGAACCTGCAGGGAGATGTTTGCGTTCCCATCATGTCAAGCAGCTTCGATGTTATTGGAACCGTCAATTTCAACTTCTTGGTCATCACCCCTTTCCACCACCCAAACATGGAAATCACATCGAGACAGACGTactggaagaagctggagtCAACCATGGTAATTGGTCACCGTGGACTCGGCAAGAACTTGACAAGTAACAGGTCTCTCCAGTTAGGAGAGAATACTCTGCCATCCTTCATTGCTGCGGCTAATCTTGGAGCTCAATATGTCGAGTTTGATGTTCAACTGACCAAGGACCATGTTCCGGTCATCTATCACGACTTCCTCGTCAGTGAGACAGGTATTGATGCACCAGTCCATACCTTGACACTGGAGCAATTCTTGCACATCAACCCTGACAAGAATCGAGATTCCAAACAACAATCGAGAAAGAAGCCTGTACCCACGGGTGAGCCAGGTGATTTCCGGGCTCGTAGCAACAGCCTAGCACCTAAACGCTCGCAATCTATGGGGTTCGCTGGCAGTGGACCTGATGAGTTGGATGAACGCATGAAGCACACAAAGGACTTCAAGGATAAGGGCTTCAAGGGCAACACGAGAGGAAACTTTATTCAAGCTCCTTTCGCCACGCTTGAGGAACTCTTCAGAGAACTTCCTCAAGAAACTGGCTTCAACATCGAGATGAAGTACCCTATGCTTCACGAGAGCGAAGAGCATGAGATGGACACTTATGCAGTAGAGCTCAACTCATTCTGTGACACAGTACTCTCCAAGGTCTACGACCTTGCTGGAGAACGTcacatcatcttcagctcTTTCAACCCCGACATCTGCCTCTGTCTGAGTTATAAGCAGCCTTCCATCCCCATCCTTTTCTTGACAGACGCAGGCTGCTGTGAAGTTTGTGATATACGCGCGTCATCCTTACAGGAGGCCATTCGATTCGCCAGACGCTGGAACCTGTTGGGTATTGTTGCTGCCGCAGAGCCTTTCGTCAACAGCCCTCGCCtcatcaagatcgtcaaggaGAACGGAATCGTCTGCTTCAGCTATGGCACACTAAATAACGATCCTGAAATGGTTCGG CGTCAAGTCAAGCAAGGCATCGATGCTGTCATCGTTGACAGTGTCCTTGCCATCAGAAAGGGGTTGACTAGCGGGGAAACGCCCACTGAGCCCGTCAACGGCGAGAATGGATCAAACGGTACCCTCAAGCCGGATCacgagctcaaggagaagctggacGAGTTGACGATCAATGGCGGCGGCCCCTGA
- a CDS encoding related to levodione reductase, protein MSDKAQSRINAIGKQLLPPINKVAPGSSKLRVEGKVVIITGTNSPLGIGRATAHQYAESGARALYLCDFDDTHLESHKKEINAAFPKVEIHTRRFDAADEDKVKEVVDDAIQRYGRLDVFFANAGVVGRTTLFSDFSKDEFMSILNTNTSSVFLAAKYAAPAMMQTSADKPQASGSIIGTASVAGIRSNAGSTPYSASKAAVVSLAQTISYQLAGTGVRMNAICPGLIETGMTAPVYEAARARGSEKKIGQLNPMKRGGHADEIARVALFLGSDESSYVNGQAWAVDGGLSAGHPFVPGKLG, encoded by the exons ATGTCTGACAAGGCGCAGAGTCGTATCAATGCCATTGGCAAGCAACTTCTTCCACCTATCAACAAGGTAGCTCCGGGATCAAGTAAGCTCCGCGTCGAGGGCAAAGTCGTCATCATAACAG GCACAAACTCACCGCTGGGTATCGGCCGTGCTACAGCGCATCAATACGCTGAGAGCGGGGCCCGAGCATTGTATCTCTGCGACTTTGACGATACGCACCTTGAGTCTcacaagaaggagatcaacGCTGCGTTTCCCAAGGTGGAAATACACACGAGGCGTTTCGATGCCGCGGATgaggacaaggtcaaggaggtAGTCGATGACGCGATCCAACGCTACGGTCGCTTGGACGTCTTCTTTGCTAATGCTGGAGTCGTCGGTCGAACCACGCTGTTCTCTGACTTTAGCAAAGATGAGTTTATGTCGatactcaacaccaacacgTCAAG TGTCTTTCTAGCTGCCAAGTACGCGGCACCAGCTATGATGCAAACTTCTGCCGACAAGCCTCAAGCCAGCGGCAGTATCATCGGTACAGCGTCTGTAGCAGGAATTCGCTCCAATGCCGGATCCACACCGTACTCAGCCTCCAAAGCAGCCGTGGTATCTCTCGCCCAGACGATATCATACCAGCTCGCCGGAACAGGTGTACGTATGAACGCCATCTGCCCAGGCCTCATCGAGACTGGCATGACAGCGCCTGTTTATGAAGCCGCGAGGGCTCGTGGaagtgagaagaagatcggACAGTTGAACCCTATGAAGAGAGGCGGCCATGCCGATGAGATCGCTCGTGTTGCGCTCTTCTTGGGAAGTGATGAGAGTAGTTATGTTAATGGACAGGCATGGGCAGTAGATGGAGGGCTGAGTGCTGGGCACCCCTTTGTCCCTGGAAAACTGGGCTGA
- a CDS encoding related to nucleolar phosphoprotein: MSAKAPQVLSRRANGGPQTSSNQTSEPTKGKGSHENSSHGKARGRGSNARSTEANKHANESETPKPTKTKAHNEGEKLVIRRLPPGMTQAEFVSILGSEWELGKGKVDWFSFAGGKISTDPSKPSRPGRAYVHVMKKDDILPLSDAVRNAVWEDAKASFNSPSLIGPPSVEFAIYKKVPSNKKRTDARQGTIDQDPEFMAFLEELANPAPPKETVEGEEGDDLGKAEAKVTTTPLIEYLKEKKASKAKESSSSKNSKHGQDSRNAKGKNSSKDEDSGKKKGKESKAERGEKTPKETVKILTKKATSEPNAETSKTNAKSQPNDSSAQEAAPKSRRAGILAAARILQRDLGLSPGSAHRKARQDAAKADADAKTPEKENISTAEAKASASESPSTPAKSAEAETPEPKERGAANANKQQQSNRRTRGGKNAEKSNQKEKGKENSKEKEKVKESTSSQPAPNPPIVLLKKKATDAEPNPPAKPANATTQAPAAQGGRSKADNAAGGSKSGPNKGSNAQKKPPTVSPDATRGFVKHANPSQGVTEALLKQTLSSFGTITFVEIDKRKGFAYVDFAEHEGLVKAVTASPITVAQGTVQVLERKDKKPANTNANAATTAPTPVAGSAAPEKASGRGRRGRGGGNKAKDSGPNNQGTAPPAPAPANAGG; this comes from the exons ATGTCAGCTAAAGCACCACAAGTCCTGTCTCGACGGGCAAACGGAGGTCCTCAGACATCGTCAAATCAGACCTCAGAACCAACAAAG GGAAAGGGGTCACACGAGAACAGTTCTCATGGAAAAGCTAGAGGGAGAGGCTCTAATGCAAGATCTACCGAGGCCAATAAG CATGCGAATGAGAGCGAAACTCCAAAACCCACCAAAACCAAGGCTCATAATGAGGGCGAAAAGCTCGTAATACGTCGTCTACCTCCTGGGATGACCCAGGCAGAATTTGTATCAATTCTTGGAAGCGAGTGGGAGTTGGGTAAGGGCAAGGTCGACTGGTTTTCCTTCGCTGGAGGAAAGATTTCTACTGA CCCCTCGAAACCATCACGGCCTGGCCGCGCCTACGTTCATGTTATGAAAAAGGATGATATCTTGCCTCTGAGCGATGCTGTGCGAAACGCTGTCTGGGAGGATGCGAAGGCATCTTTTAATAGCCCTTCTTTGATTGGTCCCCCTTCAGTTGAGTTTGCTATCTACAAGAAGGTTCCAAGCAATAAGAAGCGCACCGATGCTCGACAGGGAACGATCGATCAGGATCCTGAAttcatggccttcttggaGGAATTGGCGAACCCGGCACCACCAAAAGAAACCGtcgaaggagaagagggcgACGACCTTGGTAAGGCGGAGGCTAAAGTCACCACTACGCCACTCATCGAGTACCttaaggagaagaaggcaagCAAAGCCAAAGAGAGCTCATCCTCCAAAAATTCCAAACATGGGCAGGATTCTAGGAACGCTAAGGGGAAGAACTCGTCCAAGGATGAAGACTCGggtaagaagaagggcaaagagTCCAAGGCCGAAAGGGGAGAAAAGACTCCCAAGGAAACCGTCAAGATCCTCACCAAGAAGGCGACTTCTGAGCCGAATGCGGAGACCTCGAAGACCAATGCTAAAAGCCAGCCCAATGACTCCAGCGCCCAGGAAGCTGCACCCAAGAGCCGACGTGCGGGAATTTTGGCTGCAGCAAGGATCCTTCAACGAGATCTTGGTCTCAGTCCCGGAAGTGCCCATAGAAAGGCACGTCAAGACGCTGCCaaagcagatgcagatgcaaagACACCAGAAAAGGAGAACATATCTACTGCCGAAGCAAAGGCTAGTGCTTCTGAAAGCCCATCTACACCTGCAAAATCAGCCGAGGCCGAAACACCAGAACCGAAGGAACGAGGTGCTGCAAATGCCAACAAACAGCAGCAATCAAACCGCAGAACTCGAGGCGGAAAGAACGCCGAAAAGAGCAACCAAAAGGAAAAGGGcaaagaaaacagcaaagagaaggagaaagtTAAGGAGAGCACATCGAGTCAGCCAGCTCCCAACCCTCCAATTGTGCTCCTCAAGAAAAAGGCCACTGATGCCGAGCCCAACCCCCCGGCGAAGCCAGCGAATGCCACAACACAAGCGCCGGCCGCACAGGGGGGGAGATCGAAAGCAGACAACGCAGCCGGTGGCTCCAAAAGCGGACCCAATAAGGGCTCTAATGCTCAGAAGAAACCCCCTACTGTTTCTCCTGATGCTACTCGTGGCTTTGTCAAGCATGCCAACCCCTCTCAAGGCGTTACTGAGGCATTGCTTAAACAAACACTCTCAAGTTTTGGCACAATTACCTTTGTTGAAATTGACAAGAGAAAGGGGTTTGCCTATGTTGACTTTGCTGAACACGAGGGTCTTGTGAAGGCTGTTACAGCCAGTCCTATCACTGTTGCACAGGGCACTGTGCAAGTTTTGGAgcgcaaggacaagaagcctGCCAACACGAACGCAAATGCGGCAACGACAGCACCAACCCCAGTTGCTGGATCTGCGGCACCGGAAAAGGCATCTGGCCGTGGCCGACGTGGACGAGGTGGAGGTAATAAGGCAAAGGATTCTGGTCCTAACAATCAAGGAActgctcctcctgctcctgctccagCCAATGCTGGCGGCTGA
- a CDS encoding related to secretory protein SSP120, translating into MRTGVLLSVAFATTVVAHGGAHSQKPVVDANADWMTKHMAEEHHVQGWDADSFFTLHDYNSDGWWQAAELMRTYGLFDESNKGMTEKKKDEVRDVLLGLLDKDGDSSVSRQEWMDFIKSGKTLPDLNTGPGHHGDDEYEYEIHHWEKYHDDNTKLEDLTHPEDIEHFKKHDEMEDAQERLEAMQKLSIVEANIPQKFRRQ; encoded by the exons ATGCGCACCGGTGTCTTGCTTAGTGTCGCTTTTGCGACCACCGTCGTTGCACATGGCGGCGCTCACTCGCAGAAGCCCGTTGTTGATGCCAATGCGGACTGGATGACCAAACATATGGCGG AGGAGCATCATGTTCAAGGCTGGGACGCCGACTCCTTCTTCACCCTCCACGATTACAACAGCGACGGCTGGTGGCAAGCTGCTGAGTTGATGCGAACATACGGTCTCTTCGACGAATCAAACAAGGGTAtgaccgagaagaagaaggacgaggtCCGCGATGTCCTGCTGGGCCTTCTCGATAAGGACGGCGACTCCTCTGTCAGTCGCCAGGAGTGGATGGACTTTATCAAGTCTGGAAAGACACTCCCGGACCTCAACACTGGTCCCGGCCACCACGGCGATGACGAGTACGAGTATGAGATCCATCATTGGGAGAAGTACCACGacgacaacaccaagctcgaGGACCTGACACACCCCGAAGACATTGAGCATTTTAAGAAACAcgacgagatggaggatgCCCAGGAACGCCTCGAAGCAATGCAGAAGCTCTCCATCGTCGAGGCCAACATTCCTCAAAAGTTCCGACGACAATAG
- a CDS encoding probable zinc finger protein ZPR1: MATEDTTKLTPEEFFQSIGDKVNKLAPAAVDAQNADDDERAVEEIESLCMNCGKNGVTRLLLTAIPYFREVVIMSFSCEHCHTQNNEIQAAGTVQPKGTHYELRLTNLADFSRQVVKSDTSTVKFIELDLEIPAGRGQLTNVEGLLTTVIEDLEMGQEARKEQAPEVYVKVAEIIAKGRAMLLGDAFPFRVWVDDPAGNSFIAPDLKDGVGKWEKHEYARTAEQNAALGLSDSDANAQQPQNPGLDADGEIIPNEVYSFPATCPGCMHPCTTHMKMVDIPHFKQVVLMSTVCDDCGYRSNDVKTGGEIPEKGEKIILEVSDGADLARDILKSETCGLECPELKLQVNPGTLGGRFTTVEGLLTQVRGDLHSQIFEADGSGQGGDSLASDEKSQWTAFFDGLDAAIRGEKPFTIVLTDPFASSYVQPLVDPPAPDPKIHRENYIRTDEEEEELGLKDMKLENYGEQEEGKEAETTAER, from the exons ATGGCCACCGAAGACACAACCAAGCTTACTCCCGAGGAATTCTTCCAGAGCATCGGTGACAAGGTTAACAAACTTGCgcctgctgctgttgatgccCAAAAtgccgacgatgacgagcgCGCTGTCGAAGAGATTGAGTCTCTGTGCATGAACTGCGGCAAGAAT GGTGTCaccagacttcttctcactgCGATCCCATACTTCCGCGAAGTTGTTATCATGTCTTTCTCTTGCGAGCACTGCCATACCCAGAACAACGAGATACAGGCTGCCGGAACCGTCCAGCCCAAGGGAACCCACTACGAGCTGCGTTTGACAAACCTCGCCGACTTCTCGCGGCAGGTTGTCAAGTCCGATACCTCCACCGTCAAGTTCATCGAGCTGGATCTCGAGATTCCTGCTGGTCGTGGCCAGCTTACAAATGTCGAGGGTCTCCTGACCACTGTCATCGAGGATCTCGAGATGGGACAAGAGGCGCGAAAGGAGCAGGCTCCTGAAGTGTATGTTAAGGTCGCTGAGATTATCGCCAAAGGCCGCGCCATGTTGTTGGGCGACGCCTTTCCCTTCCGTGTCTGGGTCGATGACCCTGCCGGAAACTCGTTCATTGCCCCTGATCTCAAGGATGGTGTTGGAAAGTGGGAGAAGCACGAGTATGCCCGAACTGCTGAACAGAACGCCGCCCTTGGACTCTCCGACTCAGATGCCAACGCTCAGCAACCGCAAAACCCTGGCTTGGATGCTGATGGTGAAATCATCCCCAACGAAGTCTACAGCTTCCCCGCGACATGCCCTGGCTGCATGCATCCTTGCACGACACACATGAAGATGGTTGATATTCCCCACTTCAAGCAGGTTGTTCTCATGTCCACCGTGTGTGACGACTGCGGCTACCGCTCCAACGATGTCAAGACAGGTGGTGAGATTCCtgagaagggcgagaaaATTATCCTGGAAGTCAGCGACGGCGCCGACCTGGCACGTGATATTCTCAAGAGTGAGACTTGTGGCCTTGAGTGCCCAGAGCTTAAGCTCCAGGTCAACCCTGGTACCCTGGGTGGCCGCTTCACTACTGTTGAAGGTCTCCTGACCCAGGTCCGTGGTGATCTTCACTCTCAGATCTTCGAGGCCGACGGCTCGGGCCAGGGTGGTGACTCACTTGCCAGCGACGAGAAGTCTCAGTGGACCGCCTTCTTTGACGGTCTTGATGCCGCCATCCGTGGCGAGAAGCCCTTCACAATTGTCCTTACCGACCCCTTCGCCAGCAGCTACGTTCAGCCTCTCGTAGACCCCCCTGCCCCGGACCCCAAGATTCACCGTGAGAACTATATCCGCacagatgaggaagaggaggagcttggtctcaaggacatgaagttggagaactATGGAGAGCAGGAGGAGGGAAAGGAGGCCGAGACTACCGCTGAGAGGTAG